ATTTGCCTGAACATAAGCTATATCGTGGACAAGTTGGTACTGTAGTTGAATTATTAGGTTCAGATGTTTTTGAGGTTGAGTTCAGTGATGATGAAGGATTAACTTATGCAATGTTGCCTCTAATTGCTGACCAATTAATGGTTTTGCATTATCAACTTGCTGAAGCAGTTTAATCGGAGAGTGGAAACCTATTAAAGACCAGAAATCGGGACTAATATCCAGGTTTACATATCGGAGGAGAAGGGTATGAAACCCTTCTCTTCGCCTGGGGGATAATTGCAAGGAAAAAATTATGTTTTGGGGAAAGATTGGGGTCAGACCCAATACTGTTCGGAATGAATTTTTTTGCATAAGTGCATCTGGAGTTTCGTGAATTTTCTATGATTCCTTTCTCATTTAATCTTTGCGTTCTTTGCGGTCGATTTCTTTGCGTTCTTTGCGGTTAAAAAAAGGGTAAGCGTTCAGGTGGTGTAACAAAAGGAGATGTGGAGATTAAGGAGATATTATTAAAAAAAATGAAATTAATAGAAACTAATAGAAATTTATGGAAATTTGTTGTTTTCCACAATCAATTTCTACCTATTTCTATAAATTTCAATCTATTTCTATTATCTTATCTCCATATCACTCTTATCTCCTTATC
The DNA window shown above is from bacterium and carries:
- a CDS encoding DUF4926 domain-containing protein codes for the protein MNKSINLLDVVALVENLPEHKLYRGQVGTVVELLGSDVFEVEFSDDEGLTYAMLPLIADQLMVLHYQLAEAV